The stretch of DNA TCGAGAATTGTTCCTCCGGGCACAGAATTACTACGGGGCCGCTGAATACGGTTGCTCTCCGTCTCACACCCGGTTTTTCGAGCTGTGGGAAAAGAGTTAGGAGTGTTTGGCTCTGTCGAAATCCTCAAAACATGATAGGTTTGGCACCGTCCGCGGTAAGTACAGGTGAAGGACTTACCACTGCGGTCGCGTCGCAAACGCAGCACCCGCGAGCGACCGTCGGGAGCGAGCGGCCTTTTTAGCGTAGATTTTTGGAGGAGCGGTGAGCGAGCAACGCGAGCGAACCCGACGAGAAAAAGGTACTTCTGCACGTGTATTGAACGTGTGTTTCACGCTAAAACACATCTGAAAAATGGGATTTCAACAGAGCCAAATCTACCAAACGGCTTGTCGTTGGCGTCGAGGTGAAAGATAAGAAGCCGTCATGATGAACTCGCACTCTATCTATCACACGGTGGGTGCTGCCATCGCCTATATCTGATTTGGCGACCCACTCGAGATATGAATATCCTCGTCTTCGGCGCAGGTCCGCTGGGCAGTCTGAAGGCAGCACGACTCCACGAGGCAGGGCACGACGTTCATCTCCTCGCCAGGGGGCAACGGTTAGTGGACCTGAAAGAGCACGGAATCGTTATTCACGAAGAGGGGACCGATGGGGAGGAAGTCGCTCACGTTCCCGTGGTAGAGTCGTTCGAACCCGACGACGACTACGATCTCGTTCTGATTGTCATGGGGGAGCACCAAGCCGTACAGATTCTGGATACGTTGGCAGAAAACGACCACGTCCCGACGTTTCTCTTCATGGGGAACAACGTCAACGGGTCTGACGAAATAGTTCAGGCGCTCGGCAAAGAGCGCGTGATGCTGGGGTTTCCGTACCCTGGCGGGAAACGAGAGGGCCACGTCATGCGCGTGCTCCCGATCGACGAGGACGAGAAATACACAATCCCGATCGGCGAGGTCGATGGAACGGTTCGACCCAGAACTCGACAGGTAGCCGCCGTGCTCGAGGACATGCGCGGGTACGACGTCAAAATCCGGACGGACATGGACGAGTGGTTGAAATACCACGTCGCGTTGCTCATGTCCGGGCTCGTGCCCGCGCTGTACGCCGCTGATACAAGTATGAAACGGCTTGGCGAGACCAGAGACCTGCTGGTGCTGTCGGTTCGTGCGACGAAGGAGGCGCTGCGAGGATTACGTAACGCAGGGTATGCACCCAGTCCGCCGGTCGTCAGAGTCTTCGAGTACGTGCCGGAACCGATCTGCGTTTGGATTATCGGATGGCTCATGCGAAACGAGTACGCGAAGATTTCGGTCGAAGGGCACGCCCGAGATGGCCGAGACGAAATGCGATATCTGTTCGACGGATTCCGTTCGATACTAGACGAAACGGATGTGGAAACGGAAGCCATCGACCAGCTGGCTCCGTATTACGATCCAGAGACAGCGCCGTATCCCGAAGGCAAACGAAAGCTATCCTTGCAGTGGGGCGGGCTCGTTGCCCCCGCAATCGGAGTTGGAGCACTCGCGCTCGCACTTCGAAGTTTGCGCTCGAGAGCGAGCGCCGATTCCGCGGCCGAACGCGAATTTCGTGGCGTCTATTACGAGGTGAGCGGCCCCGAAGACGCGACCGCGGTGGTGTTCACACACGGATTCGCCCTCGACCGCGAGACGTGGCGGGAGCAGACCGCGACGCTGTCGGAGTCGTATCGGGTTCTCTCGTGGGATCTCCCCGGATGTGGCGACGCAGCCGCAGTGAGCGATCCAGTGAGATTTGAGGCCGCAGCACGGAAATTGCTCGGTATACTGGACGAAGAAGGAATCGACCAGGCCGTCCTGGTCGGCCAGTCGATGGGAAGCCTGTTGAGCCAATACATTGCGTACCACCACCCCGACCGGGTTCAAGCACTCGTTCACGTCGGAGGCTTCCCGTTGCACAAGGGGTTCTCTGAACGCACGATCAAAGTGATGGGGTTGCACGTGAGGGCGCTGAAGCGTATGCCCGAACAACTGCTGTACGACGTATTTGGACGGTTTGTCGCTCACACACCCGACGCTCAAGCGTACGCGAGACGGGCGAGTGCATGCACCGGGAAAGAGAATATGGTCTCCCTCGAACGGAGTCTCCTCGAAGACATGGACGAAGGAATCCCCGAACTAACTGAGCTCCCTCAATTAGTCGTCGTTGGAGAACACGAGTACTTGCTACTCCGGAAGAAAGCGACGGAGTGGAACGACCGACTCCCCAACAGCGGGTACAAGGCGGTGCCAGATGCAGGACACATAGCGAACCACGATAACCCGACGGCGTTCACCGAGATTCTGTCCTCGTTTCTGGAGTCACTGGACTGATCGACAGCTGGATTGTACCATCGTACCGATCGAAAACTGGATATATTCCCGAAGGAGCGCGGGCTAGTCGTCCCGTGTCCTGCCTGTCTCACCGTTCTCACCCAGTTCGATGGTGGAGCAATGAAGGAGATTGATCTCGGAGTCGAAGAATTGACTGGTATACTTACCTTTGCCCGCGACGAATTATACACCGATCATGAAACTCTTGTCCAGATTCGTGGGCACGACCGACGAACCGTCTGCGCACTCAGTGGATCGAAGCGAGCCAACTGACCAGTCGAAATCACGACGAACCAAGTTCCTTCAGGGAGCCGTCGTTTTCATCGTCATGTTCGTAACGCTCTGGTGGCTGCTATCCCGCGGTGAAGAGCGATCGGAGTAGCTGGTATGGAGAGAAACGTTGGCGGAACGGACCGAACGATCCGAATCGCTGTCGGACTCGTCTTGGTTGCAGCGATGATGGTGACGGTCGCCTTCGGGGAATCACTCGGTGATCCCACACAGGGAATCATCGCAGCAGCCTTGCTACTCGTCGCCTTCGTACTGTTGGCCACGGTCGGGGCAGAGAAGTGTCCGGCGAATCGTGTATTGGGTCGGAACACGTACGACGAGCATGAGTCCGAACGCTGATGAACAGACACGAACTGATCGACGTCGGGACGATCTCGATGAGTGGGTTGCTCTTGCGGAATTCCCGGTTCTTTTCCCGGTCGGTTTCCAGCGCTCCGATCGGTGACGTCGTCAGCGGTACGGCGATCGACATCGAGACCGTTCGAACCGGGGGTGTTCAGGAAGTCGCTGCATCCACTCCCGTCGGAGAGTTCCGGGCAGCATATCTCGTCACCCAGTGGCGAGGGCCAGACGCACCGACGCTACTGTATCACCACGGAAGTGGCGAGCAGCCCTTCGACTTCGGGCGGTTCAGTTCGAACTCGTTCCGTCGCCTCTTTGGGACAGACGGCGGCCCGGACGTCAACCTGATCGCCCTCCGAGCACCGTTTCACGACGGCTCGAATAGGGAGTACATACGGGCGATGGACACCCTCGAGAACTTCGTTGGGATGCTTGCGACATCGGCTTCGCTCATCGAGGCACTGACCGCGCAGGTGCGAGACGCAGGCTGTCCTGCCACCCTTGCTGCAGGTATCAGCCTTGGCGGCTGGGTTGTCAATCTTCATCGCGCCTACTACGGGGGTGTCGATCGGTACGTCCCGATATTCGCCGGGGCACAACTCGGGGAGTTGTTCGTGTCGTCGATTTATCGGAAACTGGTGGCCGAACCGGCGCTAGCGAATCCAGAAGTAGTTCGCACTGTCCTCGACTTCGAGGACGACTTTGCAGCCGTCGGTTCCGCCGACTGTGACCCGCTTCTCGCTCGCTTCGATCGGCTCATCGAGTTCGAGAGACAGCGAACTGCCTACGAAGGGGTCGACGTTGCTACTCTGGAGAAGGGGCATATCACTGGTTCACTCGCAACTGACGCACTGCGGAGTCACATCCAGCAATCCATCGCCAATACGCGTGAGTGATATTCTGACGCTGTTCCGTCTCTCACACCCACGGAGACAGCGCACCTCCAGTCGTAATCTGATCGTCTGCAATGAGTCTGTCGTGGAGGACGCAGAGTCCAGTAACGAGCAGTGCAGCACTGATGCCGGCGACACCGCAGGACGGTCGCGGTTGCACCGGAAATAACGTACAGTAAACCGTATCAGCGAAGCAGGGCCTCGATGTTCCGATACCGAATGTTCGCCCAAGCATCCAGACCAAGGTCGAACTGATCGAACAGGTCGAAGTGCGGAATCTCCTGCCCGGGAAAGAGGTAATCGGTCCCGAATACGAGCTGGTCGTGGTGTGACTCGAG from Natronorubrum tibetense GA33 encodes:
- a CDS encoding alpha/beta fold hydrolase is translated as MNILVFGAGPLGSLKAARLHEAGHDVHLLARGQRLVDLKEHGIVIHEEGTDGEEVAHVPVVESFEPDDDYDLVLIVMGEHQAVQILDTLAENDHVPTFLFMGNNVNGSDEIVQALGKERVMLGFPYPGGKREGHVMRVLPIDEDEKYTIPIGEVDGTVRPRTRQVAAVLEDMRGYDVKIRTDMDEWLKYHVALLMSGLVPALYAADTSMKRLGETRDLLVLSVRATKEALRGLRNAGYAPSPPVVRVFEYVPEPICVWIIGWLMRNEYAKISVEGHARDGRDEMRYLFDGFRSILDETDVETEAIDQLAPYYDPETAPYPEGKRKLSLQWGGLVAPAIGVGALALALRSLRSRASADSAAEREFRGVYYEVSGPEDATAVVFTHGFALDRETWREQTATLSESYRVLSWDLPGCGDAAAVSDPVRFEAAARKLLGILDEEGIDQAVLVGQSMGSLLSQYIAYHHPDRVQALVHVGGFPLHKGFSERTIKVMGLHVRALKRMPEQLLYDVFGRFVAHTPDAQAYARRASACTGKENMVSLERSLLEDMDEGIPELTELPQLVVVGEHEYLLLRKKATEWNDRLPNSGYKAVPDAGHIANHDNPTAFTEILSSFLESLD
- a CDS encoding YgaP family membrane protein; this encodes MERNVGGTDRTIRIAVGLVLVAAMMVTVAFGESLGDPTQGIIAAALLLVAFVLLATVGAEKCPANRVLGRNTYDEHESER